A section of the Schistosoma haematobium chromosome ZW, whole genome shotgun sequence genome encodes:
- the SIRT1_1 gene encoding NAD-dependent protein deacetylase sirtuin-1, variant 2 (EggNog:ENOG410V4KC~COG:B,K), producing the protein MEADKEPSINIDSSEIVVLSSDDENDSQNSHDNISNEKLSSSVISVEDDDDNNTNNDESAESDCEILNVEELQGEEKWRDIHGPFKRLNRLIQAGFNDPRLLLVRVFGMDENSLPSDPNQLLSLLLTLLAEPAPRRRLRRINSLEKVLSLLSTCTSILVITGAGISVSCGIPDFRSRDGIYARLSRDYPDLSSPQAMFDMSYFKRNPIPFFKFAKELFPGQFSPSITHRMIALLESKDKLLRNYTQNIDTLEQAAGITRLIQCHGSFASATCTNCKLKVTSDFIKEAIFNQSIPRCTNCWPSKIDSSSLLPDEMNDSESTNHSSDLSTVEENPNNNNIDTSPKVKSKRTNKSRRRLASYGVLKPDIVFFGEGLSNEFHDSLSNDIKQTDLVLVIGSSLKVRPVSHIPNAVPRQVPQILINREPLSNHDFDVELLGDCDIIVSELCHRLGWEVSGLSDYTPLTEIPLNSLKNTTEPLKSDEKSPNISHLIAQDTVSSDLVNNQSQINNSEVDGKTCTSTVVSTSDNSSDVINKNSPNDAVIEVSEDEEDGECVWEVASSLPPGTFTRIYPNQYVFPGAEIYLDSKPGEVTISCNASDISITSNASSASSISGHNDDLDQIRDSLKDESVSIDITEKEESSIHSSDSRKSLKRHNSNENLSLNKQSSLKQPRSM; encoded by the exons ATGGAAGCTGACAAAGAGCCGTCGATCAACATAGACAGTTCAGAAATAGTTGTCCTTAGTTCAGATGATGAAAATGATTCACAGAATTCTCATGacaatatttcaaatgaaaaacTTTCAAGCAGTGTTATATCTGtcgaagatgatgatgataataatactaataatgacgAGTCTGCCGAAAGCGATTGTGAGATCTTAAATGTTGAAGAGTTGCAAGGTGAAGAGAAGTGGCGTGATATTCATG GTCCTTTCAAGCGGCTGAATAGGCTCATACAAGCTGGCTTTAATGATCCACGGCTATTGTTGGTTCGTGTTTTTGGGATGGATGAAAACTCTTTACCATCTGATCCTAACCaattattaagtttattattgacACTTTTGGCCGAACCTGCTCCACGACGTAGACTGCGCCGTATAAATAGTTTAGAAAAAGTTCTGTCACTTCTGTCTACTTGTACATCAATCCTCGTAATCACTGGTGCTGGGATTTCAGTGTCATGTGGAATTCCTGATTTTCGTTCTCGTGATGGTATCTATGCTCGCTTATCTCGGGATTATCCAGATCTATCAAGTCCACAGGCAATGTTTGACATGTCATATTTCAAACGAAATCCTATTCCTTTCTTTAAATTCGCCAAG GAGCTCTTCCCTGGTCAGTTTTCACCCTCGATTACTCACCGGATGATTGCCTTATTGGAGTCCAAAGACAAATTATTGCGTAACTACACACAGAATATCGATACTTTGGAACAGGCTGCTGGAATTACTCGACTTATTCAGTGTCATG GTTCATTTGCATCAGCCACTTGTACAAACTGTAAACTAAAAGTTACATCGGATTTTATTAAAGAGGCTATTTTTAATCAATCTATACCACGATGTACAAATTGTTGGCCGTCAAAAATCGATTCGTCATCATTATTACCAGATGAAATGAATGACTCGGAGTCTACAAATCATTCATCTGATTTATCTACCGTAGAAGAAaatcctaataataataata TTGATACATCTCCAAAAGTTAAATCGAAACGAACTAATAAATCTCGACGTAGACTAGCTTCATATGGTGTATTAAAACCAGATATCGTGTTTTTTGGTGAAGGtttatcaaatgaatttcaTGACTCTCTTTCCAATGATATAAAACAGACGGATCTAGTTTTAGTTATTGGATCATCGTTAAAAGTTCGACCTGTCTCTCATATTCCTA ATGCTGTTCCTAGACAAGTTCCACAAATACTTATTAATAGAGAACCTTTATCTAATCATGATTTCGATGTTGAATTGCTTGGAGATTGTGATATCATTGTCAGCGAATTATGCCATCGATTGGGTTGGGAAGTTTCCGGATTATCAGACTATACACCTCTTACTGAAATTCCCTTAAATTCGCTAAAAAATACAACTGAACCACTAAAATCTGATGAAAAATCTCCAAATATATCCCATCTCATTGCTCAGGACACAGTGTCTTCGGACTTAGTGAACAATCAATCccaaataaataattcagaaGTTGATGGAAAGACTTGTACCTCTACTGTTGTTTCTACGTCTGATAATTCTTCAGACGTGATTAATAAGAATTCTCCGAATGATGCAGTAATTGAAGTCAGTGAAGATGAGGAAGATGGAGAGTGTGTTTGGGAGGTAGCGTCAAGTTTACCAC cTGGAACATTTACTCGTATTTATCCAAATCAATATGTTTTCCCTGGTGCTGAAATATATTTAGACAGTAAACCCGGTGAAGTAACGATCTCATGTAATGCCTCAGATATCTCTATTACGTCGAATGCATCATCAGCATCGTCTATTTCCGGTCATAATGATGACTTAGATCAGATAAGAGATTCACTTAAAGATGAATCTGTTTCCATTGATATAACTGAAAAAGAAGAGTCCAGTATTCATTCATCTGATTCGCGTAAATCTTTAAAACGGCATAATTCCAATGAGAATCTGTCTTTGAATAAACAATCATCGTTAAAACAACCTCGATCTATGTAA
- the SIRT1_1 gene encoding NAD-dependent protein deacetylase sirtuin-1 (EggNog:ENOG410V4KC~COG:B,K) → MEADKEPSINIDSSEIVVLSSDDENDSQNSHDNISNEKLSSSVISVEDDDDNNTNNDESAESDCEILNVEELQGEEKWRDIHGPFKRLNRLIQAGFNDPRLLLVRVFGMDENSLPSDPNQLLSLLLTLLAEPAPRRRLRRINSLEKVLSLLSTCTSILVITGAGISVSCGIPDFRSRDGIYARLSRDYPDLSSPQAMFDMSYFKRNPIPFFKFAKELFPGQFSPSITHRMIALLESKDKLLRNYTQNIDTLEQAAGITRLIQCHGSFASATCTNCKLKVTSDFIKEAIFNQSIPRCTNCWPSKIDSSSLLPDEMNDSESTNHSSDLSTVEENPNNNNSNNNNNNNNNNNMSVDTSPKVKSKRTNKSRRRLASYGVLKPDIVFFGEGLSNEFHDSLSNDIKQTDLVLVIGSSLKVRPVSHIPNAVPRQVPQILINREPLSNHDFDVELLGDCDIIVSELCHRLGWEVSGLSDYTPLTEIPLNSLKNTTEPLKSDEKSPNISHLIAQDTVSSDLVNNQSQINNSEVDGKTCTSTVVSTSDNSSDVINKNSPNDAVIEVSEDEEDGECVWEVASSLPPGTFTRIYPNQYVFPGAEIYLDSKPGEVTISCNASDISITSNASSASSISGHNDDLDQIRDSLKDESVSIDITEKEESSIHSSDSRKSLKRHNSNENLSLNKQSSLKQPRSM, encoded by the exons ATGGAAGCTGACAAAGAGCCGTCGATCAACATAGACAGTTCAGAAATAGTTGTCCTTAGTTCAGATGATGAAAATGATTCACAGAATTCTCATGacaatatttcaaatgaaaaacTTTCAAGCAGTGTTATATCTGtcgaagatgatgatgataataatactaataatgacgAGTCTGCCGAAAGCGATTGTGAGATCTTAAATGTTGAAGAGTTGCAAGGTGAAGAGAAGTGGCGTGATATTCATG GTCCTTTCAAGCGGCTGAATAGGCTCATACAAGCTGGCTTTAATGATCCACGGCTATTGTTGGTTCGTGTTTTTGGGATGGATGAAAACTCTTTACCATCTGATCCTAACCaattattaagtttattattgacACTTTTGGCCGAACCTGCTCCACGACGTAGACTGCGCCGTATAAATAGTTTAGAAAAAGTTCTGTCACTTCTGTCTACTTGTACATCAATCCTCGTAATCACTGGTGCTGGGATTTCAGTGTCATGTGGAATTCCTGATTTTCGTTCTCGTGATGGTATCTATGCTCGCTTATCTCGGGATTATCCAGATCTATCAAGTCCACAGGCAATGTTTGACATGTCATATTTCAAACGAAATCCTATTCCTTTCTTTAAATTCGCCAAG GAGCTCTTCCCTGGTCAGTTTTCACCCTCGATTACTCACCGGATGATTGCCTTATTGGAGTCCAAAGACAAATTATTGCGTAACTACACACAGAATATCGATACTTTGGAACAGGCTGCTGGAATTACTCGACTTATTCAGTGTCATG GTTCATTTGCATCAGCCACTTGTACAAACTGTAAACTAAAAGTTACATCGGATTTTATTAAAGAGGCTATTTTTAATCAATCTATACCACGATGTACAAATTGTTGGCCGTCAAAAATCGATTCGTCATCATTATTACCAGATGAAATGAATGACTCGGAGTCTACAAATCATTCATCTGATTTATCTACCGTAGAAGAAaatcctaataataataatagtaataataataataataataataataataataatatgtcagTTGATACATCTCCAAAAGTTAAATCGAAACGAACTAATAAATCTCGACGTAGACTAGCTTCATATGGTGTATTAAAACCAGATATCGTGTTTTTTGGTGAAGGtttatcaaatgaatttcaTGACTCTCTTTCCAATGATATAAAACAGACGGATCTAGTTTTAGTTATTGGATCATCGTTAAAAGTTCGACCTGTCTCTCATATTCCTA ATGCTGTTCCTAGACAAGTTCCACAAATACTTATTAATAGAGAACCTTTATCTAATCATGATTTCGATGTTGAATTGCTTGGAGATTGTGATATCATTGTCAGCGAATTATGCCATCGATTGGGTTGGGAAGTTTCCGGATTATCAGACTATACACCTCTTACTGAAATTCCCTTAAATTCGCTAAAAAATACAACTGAACCACTAAAATCTGATGAAAAATCTCCAAATATATCCCATCTCATTGCTCAGGACACAGTGTCTTCGGACTTAGTGAACAATCAATCccaaataaataattcagaaGTTGATGGAAAGACTTGTACCTCTACTGTTGTTTCTACGTCTGATAATTCTTCAGACGTGATTAATAAGAATTCTCCGAATGATGCAGTAATTGAAGTCAGTGAAGATGAGGAAGATGGAGAGTGTGTTTGGGAGGTAGCGTCAAGTTTACCAC cTGGAACATTTACTCGTATTTATCCAAATCAATATGTTTTCCCTGGTGCTGAAATATATTTAGACAGTAAACCCGGTGAAGTAACGATCTCATGTAATGCCTCAGATATCTCTATTACGTCGAATGCATCATCAGCATCGTCTATTTCCGGTCATAATGATGACTTAGATCAGATAAGAGATTCACTTAAAGATGAATCTGTTTCCATTGATATAACTGAAAAAGAAGAGTCCAGTATTCATTCATCTGATTCGCGTAAATCTTTAAAACGGCATAATTCCAATGAGAATCTGTCTTTGAATAAACAATCATCGTTAAAACAACCTCGATCTATGTAA